A window of Geobacter sp. contains these coding sequences:
- a CDS encoding TetR family transcriptional regulator: MVPVNTATTRDKILTTGLNLFSRKGFIATTTREIAREAGIAEVTLFRHFPSKEQLLEEVITQFSFIPALKAQLAELKDQPCEDALVTIADTLLDTLTLRKEWVLLMQAELRRNPDKLLKAYHTFLDRIFASIAEYFCSQQDKGTMGSFNPEIAARAFYGMIFNCFYTEEVLLRKLYRKTDRRVAVREFARLFVRGTASC, encoded by the coding sequence ATGGTGCCGGTCAACACCGCGACAACCCGCGATAAAATCCTGACTACAGGACTGAATCTCTTTTCCCGCAAGGGGTTTATCGCCACGACCACCCGCGAGATCGCCCGTGAAGCCGGTATTGCCGAAGTCACCCTGTTCAGGCACTTTCCTTCCAAAGAACAACTCCTCGAAGAAGTCATTACCCAGTTTTCCTTCATACCCGCCCTGAAAGCCCAGCTTGCCGAACTCAAGGACCAACCGTGCGAGGATGCGCTCGTCACCATAGCGGATACCCTTCTGGACACCTTGACCCTGCGCAAGGAATGGGTGTTATTGATGCAAGCGGAACTACGGAGAAATCCCGACAAGCTCCTGAAGGCCTATCACACCTTCCTTGATCGAATCTTTGCCAGCATTGCTGAATATTTTTGTTCTCAGCAGGACAAGGGAACCATGGGCAGTTTCAACCCCGAGATAGCCGCACGTGCCTTTTACGGCATGATTTTCAACTGTTTCTATACTGAAGAAGTGCTCCTCCGCAAACTCTACCGGAAAACTGACCGCCGGGTTGCTGTCCGGGAATTTGCCAGGCTGTTCGTGAGAGGGACGGCTTCCTGTTGA